A single window of Desulfuromonas sp. TF DNA harbors:
- the ppk2 gene encoding polyphosphate kinase 2, with amino-acid sequence MSAARKNRKKDKKSSGEPDRKLTRKKYEKELAGLHVELVKLQEWVKEKGLKVCIVFEGRDGAGKGGTIKAITERVSPRTFRVMALPTPTEREKSQMYGQRYIPHFPAAGEVVIFDRSWYNRAGVERVMGFCTEEQAKRFLEVVPGFEKLMIESGIILLKYWLEVSPEEQTRRLEGRIDDGRKIWKLSPMDIKSYTRWDDYTRARDEMFTASDTPWAPWFVAKSDDKKRARLNIISHLLSKIPYEDLPREKVKLPDRKKIGKYKSSDYPFKYITEIF; translated from the coding sequence ATGAGCGCTGCCAGGAAGAACAGGAAAAAAGACAAAAAGAGCAGCGGGGAACCCGACAGGAAGCTGACGAGAAAAAAATATGAGAAGGAACTTGCCGGCCTCCACGTGGAACTGGTCAAACTTCAGGAGTGGGTCAAGGAGAAGGGGCTCAAGGTCTGCATCGTTTTCGAGGGACGCGACGGTGCCGGCAAGGGGGGGACCATCAAGGCGATCACCGAGCGGGTCAGCCCGCGGACATTCCGCGTGATGGCCCTCCCCACGCCGACGGAGCGCGAGAAGTCCCAGATGTACGGGCAGCGCTACATCCCGCATTTTCCGGCGGCCGGAGAGGTGGTGATCTTCGACCGCAGCTGGTACAACCGGGCGGGGGTCGAGCGGGTGATGGGTTTTTGTACCGAGGAGCAGGCTAAGCGTTTTCTGGAAGTCGTGCCGGGATTCGAGAAGCTGATGATCGAGTCGGGCATCATCCTCCTCAAGTACTGGCTCGAGGTCAGCCCGGAGGAGCAGACCCGCCGGCTGGAGGGGCGCATCGACGACGGCCGCAAGATCTGGAAGCTCTCGCCGATGGACATCAAGTCCTATACACGCTGGGATGACTACACCCGCGCCCGCGACGAGATGTTCACGGCGAGCGACACCCCCTGGGCGCCCTGGTTCGTGGCGAAGTCGGACGACAAAAAGCGCGCGCGCCTGAACATCATCAGTCATCTGCTCAGCAAAATCCCCTACGAGGATTTGCCGCGAGAAAAAGTGAAGCTGCCGGATCGGAAGAAAATTGGCAAGTACAAGTCCTCCGACTACCCGTTCAAGTACATCACGGAGATCTTCTAA
- a CDS encoding mechanosensitive ion channel family protein — translation MIRCRFLFWPVLLLLLFWGADTLAAQAEGDRPAQEELVLGLHTAPVTVDGYTLFQVRGISSFPAEKRAAAIGERIVQAAADPAVAPGDLRSEEGAGFSTVKAGERVLLQVVDADAELEGIDRQTLVRIVEARIGEAIAAWRRDRAPEQLLRQGGIALGATLLLLVGLGIGHWCYRRLRRRIEARLREKIHDVRIKKFRLVRREHLWRLLTAVLGLAWVATVLVAVFFYLYGVLSLFPWTRGFANHLFVGVVGPFRNLGLGLAEEFPNLVFLVVLFVAVRYLLKLVRLFFSRLADGTVVLPEFEAEWAWPTYRLMRLLLVAFALIVAYPYIPGSESGAFKGISIFIGVLFSLGSSSLIGNLIAGYSMTYRRTFKVGDRIKIGEHIGDVEQRRLLVTYLRTPKNEEVVIPNSLILNGEVVNYSALAQQPGLILHTTVSISYETPWRQVEAMLVEAALRTPGLLPEPPPFVLQKGLGNFSVTYQINAYCHKPQAMNRIYADLHRNILDLFNEYGVQIMTPAYEKDPERPKVVPREQWYAAPAKAPDGQGEGDEGGLIDGRSQ, via the coding sequence ATGATTCGCTGTCGTTTCCTCTTTTGGCCGGTTCTGCTCCTCCTCCTTTTCTGGGGAGCGGATACGCTTGCGGCGCAAGCCGAAGGGGACCGGCCGGCGCAGGAGGAACTGGTTCTCGGCCTCCATACGGCTCCGGTGACCGTCGACGGCTACACCCTCTTCCAGGTGCGGGGAATCTCCTCCTTCCCGGCCGAAAAGCGGGCCGCGGCGATCGGCGAACGGATCGTGCAGGCGGCAGCCGATCCGGCCGTCGCCCCCGGCGACCTGCGGAGCGAGGAAGGGGCGGGGTTCAGCACCGTTAAGGCGGGAGAGAGGGTTCTCCTGCAGGTTGTCGATGCCGATGCCGAACTGGAAGGGATCGACCGGCAGACTCTGGTGCGGATCGTTGAGGCCCGGATCGGCGAGGCGATCGCCGCCTGGCGCCGCGACCGAGCCCCCGAACAGCTGCTGCGGCAGGGGGGTATCGCCCTCGGAGCCACCCTGCTGCTCCTTGTTGGGCTGGGGATCGGGCATTGGTGTTACCGGCGTCTGCGGCGCCGGATCGAGGCGCGCCTCCGGGAAAAGATCCACGATGTCCGGATCAAGAAATTCCGGCTGGTGCGGCGCGAGCATTTGTGGCGCCTGCTGACGGCCGTCCTCGGTCTCGCCTGGGTGGCCACCGTTCTGGTTGCGGTCTTTTTTTACCTGTATGGGGTACTTTCCCTGTTTCCCTGGACCCGCGGGTTCGCCAACCATCTTTTCGTGGGGGTGGTCGGGCCGTTCCGGAACCTCGGCCTGGGATTGGCGGAGGAGTTTCCCAACCTCGTTTTTCTCGTCGTCCTCTTCGTTGCCGTCCGTTATCTGCTGAAACTGGTCCGCCTCTTCTTCTCCCGGCTGGCCGACGGCACGGTCGTCCTCCCCGAATTCGAAGCCGAATGGGCCTGGCCCACTTACCGTCTGATGCGGCTGCTGCTGGTCGCCTTCGCCCTGATCGTCGCCTACCCGTACATCCCCGGCTCCGAATCGGGCGCCTTCAAGGGGATATCGATCTTCATCGGGGTCCTCTTTTCGCTGGGCTCCTCCTCCCTCATCGGTAACCTGATCGCCGGCTACTCCATGACCTACCGCCGCACCTTCAAGGTGGGAGACCGCATCAAGATCGGCGAGCATATCGGCGACGTCGAGCAGCGACGGCTGCTCGTCACCTATCTGCGCACGCCGAAGAACGAGGAGGTGGTGATTCCCAACTCCCTCATCCTCAACGGCGAGGTCGTCAACTACAGCGCGCTGGCGCAACAGCCGGGGCTGATCCTGCACACCACCGTCAGCATCAGCTACGAGACGCCGTGGCGGCAGGTAGAGGCGATGCTGGTGGAAGCGGCGCTGCGCACACCGGGGCTCCTCCCGGAACCGCCCCCCTTCGTGCTGCAGAAGGGGTTGGGCAATTTCAGCGTCACCTACCAGATCAACGCCTACTGCCACAAACCGCAGGCGATGAACCGGATCTATGCCGACCTGCACCGCAACATTCTCGATCTCTTCAACGAATACGGAGTGCAGATCATGACCCCGGCCTACGAGAAGGATCCGGAGCGCCCCAAGGTCGTCCCCAGGGAGCAGTGGTACGCCGCACCGGCAAAGGCGCCCGACGGTCAGGGAGAAGGAGATGAGGGGGGCCTCATTGACGGCCGGAGCCAGTGA
- a CDS encoding glycogen/starch/alpha-glucan phosphorylase produces the protein MAEKGKTRKTEVPDIVEKGSGVRRGMSATDLRQAILDHLHFNQARLPDMATRNDWYMAVAHAVRDRMMDDLINSLHYLERKEIKIVSYLSAEFLMGPHLGNNLVNLGIMEPVRKAVAELGQDLDDLFGQEEEPGLGNGGLGRLAACYMDSLATLRVPAIGYGIRYEFGIFDQELRDGWQVEVTDKWLRLGNPWELCRPDITFQVGFGGRTESWQDEQGRYRVRWIPSRVVKGVAYDTPVAGYRSGLTDVLRLWKSEAVESFDFQAFNVGDYYLAVDAKVISETISKVLYPNDEPAIGKKLRLAQQYFFVSCSLQDMIRTHVWRGGSFEDFAGGFAVQLNDTHPAIAVAELMRLLVDEHALGWDTAWGITRETLAYTNHTLLPEALEKWPLPLFAEMLPRHLEIIYEINGRFLDKVRRRFTGDEGRVARLSIIDENGDKYVRMANLACVGSHAVNGVAALHSELLKQTVLRDFFDLSPEKFHNVTNGVTPRRWMLLSNPGLARLITDRIGDGWVKNPKELRKLESFARDVAFQDAWRQVKEGNKENLAKVIEERTGISVDPCSLFDVQVKRIHEYKRQHLNALHIITLYNRIKRDPQGDFTPRTFLFGGKAAPGYFMAKLIIKLINSVGEVVNADPDVAGRLKVVYFPDFNVTNGQLIYPAADLSEQISTAGKEASGTGNMKFSLNGALTIGTLDGANVEIREEVGEDNFFLFGLNTEEVHDLKAGGYNPRSWYEGNPQMRETIDQIASGVFSGGDTGLFRPLVDHLLHSDDYLVLADFQSYLDCQDRVSAAWRDTQRWTEMSILNTARMGKFSSDRSIREYCERIWKAKPAQ, from the coding sequence ATGGCTGAAAAGGGCAAGACCAGAAAAACCGAGGTTCCGGATATCGTCGAGAAGGGGAGCGGCGTTCGCCGGGGGATGAGTGCCACGGATCTCCGGCAGGCCATCCTCGACCACCTCCACTTCAATCAGGCGCGCCTTCCGGACATGGCCACCCGCAACGACTGGTACATGGCCGTCGCCCATGCGGTGCGCGACCGGATGATGGACGATTTGATCAACTCGCTGCATTACCTGGAACGCAAAGAGATAAAGATCGTCAGCTACCTGTCGGCCGAGTTCCTGATGGGGCCGCACCTGGGGAACAACCTGGTCAACCTTGGGATCATGGAACCGGTACGGAAAGCTGTGGCCGAGCTGGGCCAGGATCTCGACGACCTTTTTGGCCAGGAGGAGGAGCCGGGTCTCGGCAACGGCGGCCTTGGGCGGCTTGCCGCCTGCTACATGGATTCGCTGGCAACGCTGCGGGTTCCGGCGATCGGCTACGGCATCCGCTACGAATTCGGCATCTTCGACCAGGAGCTGCGCGACGGCTGGCAGGTGGAGGTGACCGACAAGTGGCTTCGCCTCGGCAATCCATGGGAGCTCTGTCGGCCGGATATCACCTTTCAGGTAGGCTTCGGCGGTCGGACCGAATCCTGGCAGGACGAGCAGGGGCGGTATCGTGTCCGCTGGATACCCTCCCGTGTGGTCAAGGGGGTCGCCTACGACACCCCGGTGGCCGGCTACCGCTCCGGCTTAACCGACGTGCTCCGGCTGTGGAAGTCGGAGGCGGTGGAGTCCTTCGATTTCCAGGCCTTCAACGTGGGGGATTACTACCTTGCCGTCGACGCGAAGGTGATCTCCGAGACCATTTCCAAAGTCCTCTATCCCAACGACGAACCGGCTATCGGCAAGAAACTGCGCCTGGCCCAGCAGTACTTCTTCGTCAGCTGCTCGCTGCAGGACATGATCCGCACCCATGTGTGGCGCGGCGGCTCTTTCGAGGACTTCGCCGGCGGATTCGCCGTACAGCTCAATGACACCCACCCGGCTATCGCAGTCGCCGAACTGATGCGGCTGCTGGTGGACGAGCATGCCCTTGGGTGGGATACGGCCTGGGGGATTACCCGCGAAACGCTGGCCTACACCAATCACACTCTCCTCCCCGAAGCCCTGGAGAAGTGGCCGCTGCCGCTGTTTGCCGAAATGCTGCCGAGGCACTTGGAGATCATCTACGAGATCAACGGCCGCTTTCTCGACAAGGTGCGCCGGCGCTTCACCGGCGACGAAGGGCGGGTCGCCCGGCTTTCGATCATCGATGAAAACGGAGATAAATACGTTCGGATGGCCAACCTGGCATGCGTCGGCAGCCACGCCGTCAACGGTGTGGCGGCGCTCCACTCCGAACTGCTGAAGCAGACCGTGCTGCGGGACTTCTTCGATCTCTCCCCGGAAAAGTTCCACAACGTCACCAACGGCGTCACCCCGAGGCGGTGGATGCTGCTCAGCAACCCCGGGCTGGCCCGGTTGATCACCGACCGGATCGGCGACGGATGGGTGAAGAACCCGAAGGAGCTGCGGAAGCTGGAGTCCTTTGCCCGGGACGTCGCCTTCCAGGATGCCTGGAGGCAGGTGAAGGAGGGGAACAAGGAGAATCTGGCGAAAGTGATCGAGGAGCGTACCGGCATCTCCGTCGATCCCTGCTCCCTCTTCGACGTGCAGGTGAAGCGGATCCATGAGTACAAGCGGCAGCACCTCAACGCCCTGCACATCATCACCCTCTACAACCGGATCAAGCGGGACCCGCAGGGCGATTTCACCCCACGCACCTTCCTCTTCGGCGGCAAGGCTGCGCCGGGTTATTTCATGGCCAAGCTCATCATCAAGCTCATCAATTCCGTGGGGGAGGTGGTCAATGCCGATCCCGACGTGGCGGGCCGCCTGAAAGTCGTCTACTTCCCCGACTTCAACGTGACCAACGGGCAGCTCATCTACCCGGCGGCCGACCTCTCCGAGCAGATCTCCACGGCGGGGAAGGAAGCCTCGGGGACCGGGAACATGAAGTTCTCCCTGAACGGCGCCCTCACCATCGGCACCCTGGACGGGGCCAACGTGGAGATCCGCGAAGAGGTGGGAGAGGACAACTTCTTCCTCTTCGGGCTCAACACGGAGGAGGTGCACGACTTGAAGGCCGGCGGCTACAATCCGCGGAGCTGGTACGAGGGGAACCCGCAGATGAGGGAGACCATCGACCAGATCGCCTCCGGCGTCTTCTCCGGTGGCGACACGGGGCTCTTCCGGCCACTGGTGGATCACCTCCTCCACAGCGACGACTACCTGGTGCTGGCCGACTTCCAGTCGTACCTCGACTGTCAGGACCGGGTGAGCGCGGCCTGGCGCGACACGCAGAGGTGGACGGAGATGTCGATCCTCAACACGGCCCGGATGGGCAAATTCTCTTCCGACCGCTCGATCCGGGAGTACTGCGAGCGGATCTGGAAGGCGAAGCCGGCGCAGTGA
- a CDS encoding STAS/SEC14 domain-containing protein, whose amino-acid sequence MQFISPLDGREKDRIVTYADVGEEGHLKGVLMGATIQREESGIWIIRISGALLKEELDAVQAACIGGMGQDKARVLVMVEEDFRGWLGGEVWHDTTFLVEHGDRIGKIAIVGEPQWETSILMFTGAGLRPTQVKYFTRNRLAEARAWVE is encoded by the coding sequence ATGCAATTTATCTCCCCCCTTGACGGAAGGGAGAAAGATCGGATCGTTACGTATGCGGACGTTGGTGAAGAAGGACACCTGAAAGGCGTACTTATGGGAGCGACCATTCAACGCGAAGAAAGCGGCATCTGGATCATTCGTATTTCCGGAGCCCTGCTCAAGGAAGAGCTGGACGCCGTTCAGGCCGCCTGCATAGGGGGCATGGGACAGGATAAGGCCAGGGTGCTGGTCATGGTCGAAGAGGACTTTCGCGGATGGTTGGGGGGTGAGGTCTGGCACGACACGACCTTTCTCGTGGAGCACGGCGACAGGATCGGGAAAATCGCCATCGTCGGCGAACCCCAATGGGAAACCTCGATATTGATGTTCACCGGCGCCGGTTTGCGGCCCACCCAGGTCAAGTATTTTACCCGGAACCGGCTCGCCGAAGCCCGGGCCTGGGTGGAGTGA
- the gap gene encoding type I glyceraldehyde-3-phosphate dehydrogenase, whose translation MAAKVAINGFGRIGRLVLMAMAEQGLIGREIDLVAVVDVGTDASYFAYQLKYDSVHGRFKGEVSTAKSDPAREEDDILMLNGQRIKCVAAAKSPDLLPWRELGVEYVVESTGLYTDAAKAALHLQAGAKKVIISAPGKGEVKTLVMGVNEGEYDPGSHHVVSNASCTTNCLAPLVHVLLKEGIGIETGLMTTIHSYTTTQKVVDGPSKKDWRGGRAAAVNIIPSTTGAAKAVGEALPAVKGKLTGMAFRVPTPDVSVVDLTFRSARETSIEEIDALMKKASESYLKGYLEYSQEELVSTDFIHSESSSIYDSLATVQNNLKGEKRFFKVVSWYDNEWGYSHRVVDLLRYMISRQR comes from the coding sequence ATGGCAGCGAAAGTAGCAATCAACGGCTTCGGCCGAATCGGCAGGCTGGTCCTCATGGCGATGGCCGAACAGGGGCTCATCGGACGGGAGATCGACCTGGTGGCGGTCGTCGATGTCGGCACCGACGCCTCCTATTTCGCCTATCAGCTCAAGTACGACTCGGTCCATGGCCGCTTCAAGGGGGAGGTAAGCACGGCAAAAAGCGACCCGGCGCGGGAGGAAGACGACATCCTCATGCTGAACGGACAGCGGATCAAATGCGTAGCGGCGGCCAAATCGCCCGACCTTCTCCCCTGGCGGGAACTGGGCGTCGAGTACGTGGTCGAATCTACCGGCCTCTACACCGATGCCGCCAAGGCGGCGCTGCACCTCCAGGCCGGGGCGAAAAAGGTCATCATCAGCGCCCCCGGCAAGGGGGAGGTGAAGACCCTGGTGATGGGGGTGAACGAGGGTGAGTACGACCCGGGGAGCCACCACGTGGTCTCCAACGCCTCCTGCACCACCAACTGCCTTGCGCCGTTGGTGCATGTGCTGCTCAAGGAGGGGATCGGCATCGAGACCGGGCTGATGACCACCATCCACTCCTACACGACGACCCAGAAGGTCGTCGACGGCCCCTCGAAGAAAGACTGGCGGGGCGGCCGGGCGGCGGCGGTCAACATCATTCCCTCGACGACCGGTGCGGCCAAGGCGGTGGGGGAGGCGCTGCCGGCGGTGAAGGGGAAGCTCACCGGGATGGCCTTCCGCGTCCCCACCCCCGATGTTTCGGTGGTCGACCTGACCTTCCGTTCGGCGCGGGAAACCTCCATCGAGGAGATCGACGCCCTGATGAAGAAGGCGTCGGAAAGCTACCTCAAGGGGTATCTCGAATACTCGCAGGAGGAGCTGGTCTCCACCGACTTCATCCACTCGGAGAGCTCCTCCATCTACGACTCCCTCGCCACGGTCCAGAACAACCTCAAGGGGGAGAAGCGGTTCTTCAAGGTGGTTTCCTGGTACGACAACGAATGGGGGTACTCCCATCGGGTGGTCGATCTGCTGCGCTACATGATTTCGCGACAGCGGTGA
- a CDS encoding L-lactate dehydrogenase, translated as MKVGIIGCGFVGSSAAYAMVLQGVVSELLLIDLNKDLAGAQAEDILHATPFATPVRLAAGDYEDLEGAALVVLACGVAQQPGESRMQLLARNVRVFQLVVPQVLSHAPEALLLVASNPVDLITEMVTRISGLPSGRVFGSGTVLDTARFRTLLGEFFGVAPHSIHASVIGEHGDSEVLVWSSAQVGGVTLKDLAAQVGKPVDAEVKARIDDGVRRAAYRIIEGKKATYYGIGAGLSRLARAVRNDERGVFTISMHETVEGNGAISLSLPRILGAAGVVATLQPTLSAEEQEGLRHSAATLTEAAGEISL; from the coding sequence ATGAAAGTCGGCATCATCGGTTGCGGTTTCGTTGGAAGCAGCGCCGCCTATGCCATGGTCCTGCAGGGCGTTGTCAGCGAGCTGCTGCTCATCGATCTCAACAAGGACCTCGCCGGGGCGCAGGCGGAGGACATTCTGCATGCCACCCCCTTTGCAACCCCCGTTCGGTTGGCGGCCGGCGACTATGAGGACCTGGAGGGGGCGGCCCTCGTCGTTCTCGCATGCGGCGTCGCCCAGCAGCCCGGAGAGAGCCGGATGCAGCTGCTGGCGCGGAACGTCCGGGTTTTCCAGCTGGTCGTTCCCCAGGTCCTCTCACATGCCCCCGAAGCTCTTCTCCTCGTGGCCTCGAACCCCGTCGATCTGATCACCGAGATGGTGACGAGAATTTCCGGACTCCCCTCTGGGCGTGTCTTCGGGTCCGGGACCGTCCTCGACACGGCCCGGTTCCGCACCCTGCTCGGAGAATTCTTCGGCGTCGCGCCCCATTCGATCCATGCCAGCGTCATTGGCGAGCACGGCGATTCCGAGGTTCTCGTCTGGTCGAGCGCCCAGGTGGGCGGGGTGACCCTGAAGGATCTGGCCGCACAGGTCGGCAAACCCGTCGACGCGGAGGTCAAGGCGCGCATCGACGACGGCGTGCGGCGCGCCGCCTACCGGATCATCGAAGGGAAGAAGGCGACCTACTACGGCATCGGGGCCGGCCTGTCGCGGCTGGCGCGGGCGGTGCGCAACGACGAACGCGGCGTCTTCACCATATCGATGCACGAAACGGTCGAAGGGAACGGTGCGATCAGCCTGTCGCTGCCGCGGATTCTCGGAGCGGCCGGCGTCGTCGCGACGCTGCAGCCGACCCTCTCGGCAGAGGAGCAGGAGGGGCTGCGGCACAGTGCCGCCACATTGACGGAGGCCGCCGGGGAGATTTCCCTCTGA
- the fbaA gene encoding class II fructose-bisphosphate aldolase: MPVADYETYCEMLDRARAGRFAYPAINVSSLTTANAVLKGLAEARCDGIIQVSTGGGAFASGTAVKEMALGAISIAEHLHRAAQRYPIYVALHTDHCQADKLEAFVLPLVVETERRRAAGQPNLFNSHMFDGSALPLAENLEIAARLLERFKASDLILEIEAGVVGGEEDGIRAEASARLYTTPEDTLEVARRLNGIGARYLLAATFGNVHGVYKPGAVKLRPEVLKECQEAVVARYGETARFHLVFHGGSGSELHEIHEALDYGVVKMNIDTDTQYAFTRPIAAHMFTHYDGVLKVDGEVGDKKAYDPRTYLALAEAGMAERVKRAVTELRGAGTTLFGSQEGR; the protein is encoded by the coding sequence ATGCCGGTAGCCGACTATGAAACCTACTGTGAAATGCTCGATCGTGCCCGGGCCGGCCGCTTTGCCTACCCGGCCATCAACGTCTCGTCGCTGACCACCGCCAATGCCGTGCTGAAGGGACTCGCCGAAGCCAGGTGCGACGGCATTATCCAGGTCTCCACCGGCGGCGGAGCCTTCGCTTCGGGGACGGCGGTCAAGGAGATGGCATTGGGCGCGATCTCCATTGCCGAGCATCTCCACCGGGCGGCCCAACGCTACCCCATCTATGTGGCGCTGCACACCGACCACTGCCAGGCGGACAAGCTCGAGGCGTTCGTCCTGCCGCTGGTGGTGGAGACCGAAAGACGACGCGCCGCCGGGCAGCCCAACCTCTTCAACAGCCACATGTTCGACGGCAGCGCTTTGCCGCTGGCGGAGAACCTGGAGATTGCCGCGAGGCTCCTGGAGCGCTTCAAGGCAAGCGACCTGATCCTGGAAATCGAAGCCGGCGTCGTGGGGGGGGAGGAGGACGGCATCCGGGCCGAAGCAAGCGCCAGGCTCTATACCACCCCCGAGGACACCCTGGAGGTGGCCCGGCGGCTGAACGGCATCGGCGCCCGTTACCTGCTGGCCGCCACCTTCGGCAACGTCCACGGCGTCTACAAGCCCGGCGCGGTCAAACTCCGCCCCGAGGTGCTCAAGGAATGCCAGGAGGCGGTGGTCGCCCGCTACGGCGAGACGGCCCGCTTCCACCTGGTCTTCCATGGCGGCTCGGGCTCGGAGCTTCACGAAATCCATGAGGCCCTCGACTACGGCGTGGTCAAGATGAATATCGATACCGACACCCAGTACGCCTTCACCCGTCCCATCGCCGCTCACATGTTCACGCACTATGACGGGGTCCTCAAGGTGGACGGCGAGGTGGGAGACAAGAAGGCCTACGACCCCCGCACCTATCTGGCGCTGGCCGAGGCGGGAATGGCCGAGCGGGTCAAGCGGGCGGTGACGGAGTTGCGGGGTGCCGGCACGACGCTCTTCGGGAGCCAGGAAGGAAGATAA
- a CDS encoding cysteine rich repeat-containing protein, producing the protein MKWFAFLSVMFLSFTTGPVFAADPPKETQEAVGTFLEGCEKELTTWCKEVTPGEGRILACLYAYQDKLSPRCEYALYDAAAQLERALSALSYTVNECRDDLESYCAEVKPGEGRLLDCLRENEAKVSSRCKTALKDVGLK; encoded by the coding sequence ATGAAATGGTTCGCGTTCTTGTCGGTTATGTTTCTGTCGTTCACGACCGGTCCCGTTTTCGCCGCGGACCCGCCGAAGGAGACGCAGGAGGCCGTCGGCACCTTCCTCGAGGGGTGCGAGAAGGAACTGACCACCTGGTGCAAGGAGGTCACCCCGGGCGAGGGCCGGATTCTAGCCTGCCTCTACGCTTACCAGGACAAGCTCTCCCCTCGCTGCGAGTATGCGCTCTACGACGCGGCGGCGCAGCTTGAGCGGGCCCTCAGCGCCCTGTCCTACACGGTCAACGAATGCCGGGACGATCTCGAGAGCTACTGCGCCGAGGTCAAACCCGGCGAGGGGCGGCTGCTCGACTGTCTGCGGGAGAACGAGGCGAAGGTCAGCTCCCGCTGCAAGACCGCACTGAAGGACGTAGGGTTGAAATAA
- a CDS encoding DUF2092 domain-containing protein has translation MASRRWKLLRAIKGSVAALTVAAALLLWNGTASAQEAAPAAAGEEQGGEEMEILMNMARFLGQAQSFSVSVRSGYDAIQEDGERIEFGEKRRVLLQRPDRMRVEVEFSDGEQGMVLFDGKTITAFKADDNVYATVEKPGTVDGALVYLVRDLQMTIPLARMFHTGLPQQLEKLIQSVDYVETDALFNVPVDHLAVRTAEVDCQFWITQGAQPLPRRVVITYKEIPGEPQFWAEFSDWNLAPEAAADRFVFTPPAGAEKVPFIIPARIGSQAPPREGGEK, from the coding sequence ATGGCAAGCAGACGATGGAAACTTTTACGAGCGATCAAAGGGTCTGTCGCGGCACTGACCGTAGCGGCCGCCTTGCTGCTCTGGAACGGGACGGCGTCGGCCCAGGAGGCAGCGCCCGCTGCCGCCGGGGAAGAACAGGGCGGAGAGGAGATGGAGATCCTGATGAACATGGCCCGTTTTCTCGGTCAGGCACAGAGCTTCAGCGTAAGCGTGCGCAGCGGCTACGATGCCATCCAGGAAGACGGGGAGCGGATCGAGTTCGGCGAGAAGCGCCGGGTCCTGCTCCAGCGCCCCGACCGGATGCGCGTCGAGGTGGAGTTCAGTGACGGCGAGCAGGGAATGGTGCTGTTCGACGGAAAGACAATCACGGCCTTCAAGGCCGATGACAACGTCTACGCCACAGTGGAGAAACCCGGGACGGTGGACGGCGCGCTGGTCTACCTGGTTCGGGACCTGCAGATGACGATCCCTCTCGCCCGGATGTTCCACACCGGTCTGCCGCAGCAGTTAGAAAAGTTGATCCAATCGGTCGATTACGTGGAGACGGACGCCCTCTTCAACGTACCCGTCGACCATCTGGCCGTCCGCACCGCCGAGGTCGACTGCCAGTTCTGGATCACCCAGGGCGCGCAGCCGCTGCCGCGACGAGTCGTCATCACCTACAAGGAGATCCCGGGTGAGCCTCAGTTCTGGGCCGAGTTCTCCGACTGGAACCTGGCCCCCGAAGCCGCCGCCGACCGCTTCGTCTTCACCCCGCCGGCCGGGGCGGAGAAAGTCCCCTTCATCATTCCGGCCCGAATCGGAAGTCAGGCCCCGCCCAGGGAAGGAGGCGAAAAATGA